The Marivirga tractuosa DSM 4126 genome contains the following window.
TCAGTAGCAGAAGTCAAAATCTTCTTTCTCAATTGGGGAAGCTCCCAAACGATGGCTTTCATTTCTTTTTCAAAACCTATTTCAAGAGACTTATCAAATTCATCTAGTACTAAAGTATGGATGTTCTTGACAGCAAAACTTTCTCTTTCAATATGATCCGCTATTCTGCCCGGTGTACCAATCAGAATTGCTGGCGGATGCTGTAAATCGATTTTATCTTTAGCTCCTGCCCTACCTCCATAAATAGCATTCGTTTTGTATCCACTGCCCAATTCCCTCACTACTTGTTCAATTTGCAATGCCAATTCACGAGAAGGAACAATGATCAAAACTTGAATCTCTTTGCATTCTGGGTCTAATGATTCAATAATGGGCAGTAAAAATGCCAATGTTTTGCCGCTTCCTGTCGGAGAGAGCAAGATTGTATCTTCAGAAGTTTTGAGAACTTGCAAGGCCTCTTTTTGCATAGGATTCAAGCCCTTGACTCCTAATTTAGCCAACATTTCGGCCTGAGATTTGATTTTTTGAACCATGATGCAAAGCTAAGGAAATTAAGTTTGATATTGATAGTGTTATTAAACCTCTATGTAAAAGGGAATCATGATCAAAAATGAATAACTTTACATTTCATTTTATAGCACACCCCTTTATGTCTTTTGCATCATTTAATTTACCTATTGCACTTTCCAACGTTCTATCAAAACAGAATATTAAAAGCCCCTTTCCTATTCAGCAAGAAGTTATTCCGCTGGCTATGGATGGGAAAGATGTTCTAGGCATTGCCAAAACGGGCTCAGGAAAAACCTTAGCCTATGTTTTACCCATTTTAACAAAACTCAATTTTTTTCCAGAAGCAAGAAATCGTCAGCCGCAGGTTTTAATCTTGGTACCAACTCGTGAATTGTCACAGCAGGTATTGGAGGTCTTTAAACTTTTTGTGGATACGAATCGAAATCATAGCAAAACCATGGCAGTTTTTGGAGGAACTTCCGTGAATCCACAAATGCAGGGAATGGGAGAAGTGAAGATATTGGTTGCGACACCTGGCCGACTTTTGGATTTAGTTTCATCCAATGCTTTAAAGTTGAGTAGCTTACAGCTTTTGGTGATTGATGAGGCGGATAAGATATTGAATGCAAACTTTAAGAAAGAGTTAGATGAAATTTTGAAGATCATTCCAGGGACTGCTCAGAAGCTATTGTTTTCAGCTACTTTAAGTCCTGATGTTCAAAAATTGAAACAACTATACCTTAACAAACCCTCTATCATTCATATCGAGCAAAAAGAAGAAAAAGTTGAATTGATAAAGCAATCCGCATATGCAGTAGAAGCCAATCAAAAGGGCCCCTTGCTTAGATATTTAATAAAATCAAAAGACCTAAAACAGGTAATGGTTTTCACTTCTTCGATTACAAGTGCTAATAAAGTAGCCGATAAATTGCGAAAGAATGGGATAGATGCGTTAGCTGTTCATAGTAAAAAAAGTCAGCATGCCAGAAATCAAGCCTTATCGGATTTTAGAGATGGGAAAGTTAATGTTTTGGTCACTACAGATCTGCTATCTAGAGGTATAGACATTGAATACTTACCGTTCGTGATCAATTATGAACTCCCCCGTTCGCCTAAAGATTTTGTGCATAGAATAGGTAGAACAGGAAGAGCCAAACATGCAGGTGAAGCGATCTCCTTGATTTCTAAAGAAGAATCACATCACTTTGAAGTTATACAAAAGAAAATCAACTATAAAATTACGCTAACAGAGATAGAAAACATCAACCTTCACGGTTATTGACCCTTTTTTGCCTATGGGGCAAGCGAAATCTTATTTTTAAAAGATATTATATTTTTTATGTATCTTTAATGATATGGACAATACCCAAAAAGATATGATTTGCGTTTATAGCGATACTGAATTAAATATTAATAGGCTCAGAGCTGAATTGGCTAAAATTGGTATTTCTTCTTTGGTAAAAAATGAATTTCAATCAGGAGTAATTGCCGGATTTGGAGCTCCTGTGAATGCTGTTGATTTATATGTTAATGCTAGTGAGTCGGAAGAAGCATTAGCAATAATTCAAGATTTGAATTCATAAAGCTTGGATCAAAACCTTAAAAATAAAGTGATTGAATAAAAACCTGCTAAAAAATGAACATCTAAGAGACGTCACTTTGAGTGTGATATTCGGATTGCTTTCAACGCTTTTAGGTCTTGTCAAATTTAATATACCAGGCTTCACAGCTGCCATTAGCAGTTTGAATGAAATCCCTCTTTTGATAAGTGTTTTGTATGTTGGCAACCCTTTTTATCTCATTATTGCTGTTGTTATTTCAGCTTTACCCACACCTGAACAAGGATCTATTTATTCGACCATATTGATGCATGCCGGAGGCTTAGCTTTCTTTGGTGCGTTTTATCATTTAGTTATAAAGCAGTATTCAGGCTATTTAATTAAAACCATAGCGCTATGCGTTTTAGGAATTTCTATCTATTACGCAGCATTCTTAGTCCCTATTTTTATCATCACAAATCAGCTTTTAGGATTAAATGAGACTCCATTCATTCCTTTTTATATCGAATTAAGTCAATCGCTTCATTTCGAATTTATCACTTCTTTACTTGTCGTCACCTTATTCATGGTTCAATTTAATTATAGCAAAAAGTTAAAGAAATATTCCACAGGGCTTGAAGGAATAGTAAAAGAACGAACAGAGGAACTAAGAACGACTGTGGAAGAATTAAACAGAAGTAATCAAGAACTAACTTCCTTGAATGATGGACTAGATTTGATGGTGAAAAACAGAACTGCTGAATTGGAGGAAAGAAATTACCAGCTTACAGAGTACGCATTTATTAATTCTCATCTTCTACGAGCTCCATTAGCTAGGGTTTTGGGCTTAACTGACCTCATTAGAATGGAAAGTACGGATCCGAAGACCAAAGATCTAATGGAAAAGTTATTTAATTCCTGCGAAGAATTAGATGAAATTATAAAATTAATGAGTAACCAACTATCAGATGGTAGCATTCTAAGTTCAAACCAAAAAGAGGAGTTGAAAAATAGAATTAATGAGATTATAGCTCAACGCGATAATTTAAATTAAACCACTTCAAAGCCTCACGACTTATTAACCATTGTAGATGAAGCTTGAGCAGTTGGGAATACTAAAACATCTGCTAAATTCACATGTGCTGGTCTAGTAGCCATAAACAAAATCAAATCTGCAATATCTTCTGCTTTCAAAGCATCAAAGCCCTCATAAACTGTTTTGCTGCGATCCTCATCTCCCTTGAATCGCACCAAGGAAAATTCTGTCTCCACTAATCCAGGAGCAACTTGCGAAACTTTAATTCCATATTTATTCAAATCCATCCGCATTGAACTATTTAAAGCATCCACTGCATGCTTGGAAGCACAATAGACATTGCCGTTAGGATAAGCTTCTTTCCCAGCGACAGAACCTATATTAATGATGTGCCCTGCCTTTTGAGCAACCATTTTTTCAATAATTGGCTGAGAAACATATAACAATCCTTTCACATTGATATCAATCATAGCTTCCCAATCTTCCATATTGCCATTTTCGATTGAAGCCAGACCATGTGCGTTTCCTGCATTGTTTACTAAAAGATCGATATTCTCCCAGTCTTTGGGTAGGCTTTCGATAGCCTTCAAAACAGCTTTTTGGTCACGTACATCAAAATTCAGTGTATGAATTTCCGTATATTTTTCTAACTCGTTTTTTAATTCAACTAGTCTTTCTTGCCTTCTACCTGTTGCAATTATCCTAAATCCGTTTTGACCTAAAAGTAAAGCAGTGGCTTGACCAATACCTGATGTTGCGCCTGTTATAAATGCTGTTTTTTTCATAGTTTTTCTTTTATCACTTTAATTCTCTCACAGAATGCACAGAAGGTCACAGAAAGAATTTTAAATTATGATTTATTTGAGTTTAAATAGATACATTAAATTATCATTTAGTGTTTTACGGAGTTTAGCATCTAACTCGCCAATTTCACCAAGGATTAAATTTTTATGGAGAGTGACAATTTTGGACAATCTCAAAACAGATGTTTTTTTCAATCCATTAATACTAGATGGTTCAAGTAGAATGTCTGACTTTTCCGTCCAATTGAGTTGTGTAGAAATAAAAGCTAAAATGATATCTGATTCTTTATTTACTAAAATTATTGCTGGACGTATTTTGCTGCCTTTTAGATCAGTAAAAGGAAATGGAACCAAGACAATTTTGCCTTTTTTCATTTATACTTAATTTTCAGATCTTCTACTGTATATAAATCTTCTTCCTCTTCCAGAAAGTGATAGGTTTGAGATTGATTTGCTAATTGAGTCAAGCCATTTTGCAGCGTATCTTCTTCATACTTTTTCAGAATGTAGCTGGCAAAATCTTTGACTTCTTGGATTTTTTCGTCAGACATTTTATCTAAAATATCAACTGTGTCTTGAATTAAATTAGCTTTTTCCATTTGTTTTATTGTTAATGGGTTATGAAATATATAAACAAAATCATAAGAATGAAAATTCGATTAAGTAGGCTTTAATTAGCTTAATTAATAATCCTCACCAAGCTTTCGTTATCCACTAGTTTTGAAACGTTGAAGTTAACTAATAAGCCTAATTTTTTGTCTGATAATTTGAGGTAGGAAAGTAGTTGTTTTTTATGGACATTATGTAGAAATTCTACTGATTTGATTTCTATTATAATATTATTCTCAACTATTATATCAATTCTATAGCCTAGTTCTAATTTTGTGCCTTTGTATATAACGGGTAAACCTACCTGACTTCTTGCCTTTAATCCCATTTGATGTAATTCGAACATTAGAGTGGCTTCATACACATGTTCTAATAATCCTGGCTCTAGTTCTTTAAATACGGTATATATGGCACCTTTTATTTGGTAGGTCAAGTCGTTTAAACTCATTGGGGTTGGTTTTAAGGTTGAAATTAATTTAAGGGAATGAAGGAACTAGAATCTTGAGAAATGAAATCTACTCTATGGGATTGCTCACAGAAGAACACATTAAATCTGAGCTTGTCAACCTGGCAACATGTAAACTTGTTAACCTATTTTTTAACTCTACTAGGATTATCGTTGATGAAGGCTTTCCAACTTTTAGGGCCACTAGCTGTTTTTCCTCCTTGGAAGTGATGACAGACTGCCACTCCTAATGCATCTGTTGCATCTAATAGTTTAGGAATTTCCTTTATGCCTAATAAAGTTTTTAGCATTTCAGCGACTTGCTCTTTGGAGGCGTTACCATTACCCGTAACAGACTGCTTTACTTTTTTGGGTGCGTATTCCGAGATGGGTAAATCTAACCTTAGAGCAGCTGCCATAGCCACTC
Protein-coding sequences here:
- a CDS encoding DEAD/DEAH box helicase codes for the protein MNNFTFHFIAHPFMSFASFNLPIALSNVLSKQNIKSPFPIQQEVIPLAMDGKDVLGIAKTGSGKTLAYVLPILTKLNFFPEARNRQPQVLILVPTRELSQQVLEVFKLFVDTNRNHSKTMAVFGGTSVNPQMQGMGEVKILVATPGRLLDLVSSNALKLSSLQLLVIDEADKILNANFKKELDEILKIIPGTAQKLLFSATLSPDVQKLKQLYLNKPSIIHIEQKEEKVELIKQSAYAVEANQKGPLLRYLIKSKDLKQVMVFTSSITSANKVADKLRKNGIDALAVHSKKSQHARNQALSDFRDGKVNVLVTTDLLSRGIDIEYLPFVINYELPRSPKDFVHRIGRTGRAKHAGEAISLISKEESHHFEVIQKKINYKITLTEIENINLHGY
- a CDS encoding putative signal transducing protein, which codes for MDNTQKDMICVYSDTELNINRLRAELAKIGISSLVKNEFQSGVIAGFGAPVNAVDLYVNASESEEALAIIQDLNS
- a CDS encoding phytochrome family protein translates to MNKNLLKNEHLRDVTLSVIFGLLSTLLGLVKFNIPGFTAAISSLNEIPLLISVLYVGNPFYLIIAVVISALPTPEQGSIYSTILMHAGGLAFFGAFYHLVIKQYSGYLIKTIALCVLGISIYYAAFLVPIFIITNQLLGLNETPFIPFYIELSQSLHFEFITSLLVVTLFMVQFNYSKKLKKYSTGLEGIVKERTEELRTTVEELNRSNQELTSLNDGLDLMVKNRTAELEERNYQLTEYAFINSHLLRAPLARVLGLTDLIRMESTDPKTKDLMEKLFNSCEELDEIIKLMSNQLSDGSILSSNQKEELKNRINEIIAQRDNLN
- a CDS encoding SDR family NAD(P)-dependent oxidoreductase, translating into MKKTAFITGATSGIGQATALLLGQNGFRIIATGRRQERLVELKNELEKYTEIHTLNFDVRDQKAVLKAIESLPKDWENIDLLVNNAGNAHGLASIENGNMEDWEAMIDINVKGLLYVSQPIIEKMVAQKAGHIINIGSVAGKEAYPNGNVYCASKHAVDALNSSMRMDLNKYGIKVSQVAPGLVETEFSLVRFKGDEDRSKTVYEGFDALKAEDIADLILFMATRPAHVNLADVLVFPTAQASSTMVNKS
- a CDS encoding type II toxin-antitoxin system PemK/MazF family toxin, which produces MKKGKIVLVPFPFTDLKGSKIRPAIILVNKESDIILAFISTQLNWTEKSDILLEPSSINGLKKTSVLRLSKIVTLHKNLILGEIGELDAKLRKTLNDNLMYLFKLK
- a CDS encoding GxxExxY protein, which gives rise to MSLNDLTYQIKGAIYTVFKELEPGLLEHVYEATLMFELHQMGLKARSQVGLPVIYKGTKLELGYRIDIIVENNIIIEIKSVEFLHNVHKKQLLSYLKLSDKKLGLLVNFNVSKLVDNESLVRIIN
- the ruvC gene encoding crossover junction endodeoxyribonuclease RuvC translates to MPKDKIILGLDPGTSVMGYGVIQITGNKMSMLQYGVIHLSKYANHEIKLRKIFDRVTSLIEDYAPDEVALEAPFYGKNIQSMLKLGRAQGVAMAAALRLDLPISEYAPKKVKQSVTGNGNASKEQVAEMLKTLLGIKEIPKLLDATDALGVAVCHHFQGGKTASGPKSWKAFINDNPSRVKK